A stretch of the Candidatus Poribacteria bacterium genome encodes the following:
- a CDS encoding alkaline phosphatase family protein — MESTESHFKRFIFILIDGAPYEIFKALIENGDLPNIKKYVVDNGSLNKAVSVFPSTTGPAFIPFFMGLYPGTANIPGIRWLSKSKFHTPYRFKRPGVCSYMGFDGLRFEADLPSGFPTLFNFFSPVSNIYNLLARGCPRAKNLTRWIKPFVYTYAHFSHRWRFVNRIAIRQLHKAIEAGDKFVMCLFPAVDTFSHLSDIQSPQVLQTYREIDTAIGDLVHTLQKTNTLQETLILITSDHGMTDTHTHIDVPQHLDNGGWRCLHYPKIWRQGTVSASMVSGNGMTHLYFKNSGKGKGWGERAPFEQLCQMGVVSSLIELEGLGLVAGQSEIGDIIVQSRDGQGKISCHLQETNHENPQGVPTAFKCADALRFSYQFTGTDPLGYGVHYKNLSSRDALRETYDSPYPDGIVQLWQIFKSERTGDLVLSAENGYDLRARYEVPEHHATHGALIAEHLHIPLATNYPIVEQCIRSVDIFPTALNLCGHKVALHHIDGRIVE, encoded by the coding sequence ATGGAATCAACCGAATCGCACTTCAAACGTTTTATTTTTATCTTAATTGACGGGGCACCATACGAAATTTTTAAAGCACTAATTGAAAACGGTGACCTACCCAACATCAAAAAATATGTAGTAGATAACGGTAGTTTGAACAAAGCGGTCTCAGTTTTCCCGTCAACAACGGGACCCGCTTTTATCCCATTTTTTATGGGACTGTATCCGGGCACAGCAAACATTCCCGGCATCCGATGGCTGTCTAAATCAAAATTTCATACGCCATATCGCTTCAAACGTCCCGGTGTCTGCAGCTACATGGGGTTTGATGGGTTGCGCTTTGAAGCCGATTTACCCTCAGGTTTCCCCACCCTATTTAACTTCTTCTCACCCGTAAGCAATATCTACAATCTACTCGCCCGTGGGTGTCCGCGTGCTAAAAATCTGACGCGCTGGATCAAACCCTTTGTCTATACTTACGCCCACTTTTCGCACCGATGGCGATTCGTCAACCGAATTGCGATCCGTCAGTTACACAAAGCGATTGAAGCAGGCGATAAGTTTGTGATGTGTCTTTTTCCCGCAGTCGATACCTTTTCACACCTCTCAGACATACAATCTCCACAAGTCCTTCAGACCTATCGAGAGATAGACACCGCAATTGGAGATCTCGTCCATACTTTGCAAAAGACGAATACCCTCCAAGAAACACTCATCCTGATTACCAGCGACCACGGGATGACCGACACACATACGCATATTGATGTCCCTCAGCATTTAGACAATGGCGGTTGGCGATGTCTGCACTATCCAAAAATTTGGAGACAAGGCACCGTATCCGCCAGCATGGTATCCGGAAACGGGATGACGCATCTCTATTTTAAAAATAGTGGGAAAGGAAAAGGGTGGGGAGAACGCGCCCCTTTCGAGCAGCTCTGCCAAATGGGTGTCGTTAGTTCACTGATTGAACTGGAAGGATTAGGACTCGTTGCGGGACAGAGCGAAATAGGGGATATCATTGTTCAAAGCCGAGACGGACAGGGGAAAATCTCTTGTCACTTACAAGAGACAAATCACGAAAATCCACAAGGTGTGCCAACGGCTTTTAAATGTGCAGACGCGCTGCGCTTTTCTTACCAGTTTACTGGAACAGATCCCCTCGGATACGGCGTTCACTACAAAAATCTGTCCTCACGGGACGCACTCCGTGAGACCTACGACAGTCCGTATCCAGATGGAATTGTTCAATTGTGGCAGATCTTCAAAAGCGAACGAACCGGTGATCTTGTCCTAAGTGCCGAGAACGGTTATGACCTACGCGCCCGTTACGAAGTTCCAGAACATCATGCAACCCACGGTGCCTTAATT
- a CDS encoding ribbon-helix-helix domain-containing protein, giving the protein MSEFDAKHGRKKHRGRHRRGEHRRDNVVMVRVDEGDLTRIDELVESGQFNSRSEATAFLISEGIKSKQEMFDKISEKISQIQNLRTELGVMIAEDTKPSET; this is encoded by the coding sequence ATGTCAGAATTTGATGCGAAACACGGAAGAAAAAAGCACCGTGGAAGACACCGGAGAGGCGAGCACAGAAGGGATAATGTCGTGATGGTTAGAGTAGACGAAGGAGATCTCACTCGGATTGATGAACTTGTGGAATCTGGGCAATTTAATAGTCGCTCTGAAGCGACGGCGTTTCTCATCAGTGAAGGCATCAAGTCTAAGCAGGAGATGTTCGATAAGATATCGGAAAAAATTTCTCAAATTCAGAACTTGAGAACTGAACTTGGTGTGATGATTGCCGAAGACACAAAACCATCCGAAACTTAG
- a CDS encoding ABC transporter transmembrane domain-containing protein, with protein sequence MRDSMRGFDRGRSSRRRMHHYGGKPRFRKLDHEPLSTTEDVPELLKEQAESLLETGEDIKISVSTDLRFDGTYGKDWLLITNRRLIVFNQNGVIGHDLREVPLSSVKDVEILEMYGNNILKVSTADNAFELSRYSKRLTPKFTRAVSELEGLVSQTGANSDGRPLGEHGRGRRGRGPGGMSSEAKGRCEKCGQPIPSWSDVCVNCVQSGKLIFRLMKYAVPLLYVVVPAFLLMMLIRFVGVYPPILGKELVDTILKPVETAVSSGQPLPETTWGHLQGTVNFLGGWFENIPAAGTFGHLIGLILLMVGVRVFTLVTSSVRGYMMAWVGQNITRRLQNETYEHLNALSIDFFHERDTGNLMSRITHDVSRLRDFIASGIQDIIGDSLTIIFMCIIMFSFNWQLALWTLIPIPCLIFFTIFFGKKMSKVYHVLWKRYANISTILASTIPGVRVVKAFARERYEISRFNDSTYQVFTGEMNAAKLGSLYRPIMEFITYSGSILIWLVGGWQIFQNDITLGTLFMFQSYMMQFFSPVSTLCQMNERFIRAGTSAERVFEIMDTPPSVADKNDAVTLRNIRGAVEFRDVYFSYDGEKNALNGVNFTVEPGEMIGLVGHSGAGKSTLINLITRFYDPNDGAIMIDGYDSRDIQVKALRQQIGVVLQDPFLFQGTIAENIGYSKPGASRMEIIAAGMAANAHDFIMKFPDGYDTTVGERGARVSGGERQRISIARAILKNPRILILDEATSSVDTETESKIQEALERLIQGRTVFAIAHRLSTLKYANRLVVLREGAVDEIGTHEELIAKGGTYAGLCEKQTELSKIRAW encoded by the coding sequence ATGCGCGACTCGATGCGAGGTTTCGACAGGGGAAGGTCATCTCGGCGACGGATGCATCATTATGGTGGAAAGCCACGCTTCCGAAAGTTAGACCATGAACCGTTGTCGACAACGGAAGATGTACCTGAACTCCTGAAAGAGCAGGCAGAATCACTGCTTGAAACGGGCGAAGATATCAAGATTTCTGTTTCGACGGATCTGCGTTTTGATGGGACTTATGGTAAGGATTGGCTGTTAATTACGAATAGACGGCTCATTGTTTTCAATCAGAATGGTGTTATCGGGCACGACCTGCGCGAGGTGCCGCTCTCATCCGTCAAAGATGTCGAAATTCTGGAGATGTACGGGAATAATATTCTCAAAGTGAGTACTGCGGACAACGCTTTTGAACTATCGCGCTACTCAAAAAGGTTAACCCCAAAATTCACTCGTGCTGTCTCGGAACTGGAAGGGTTGGTTTCACAAACGGGAGCGAATTCAGACGGTAGACCCCTTGGTGAACATGGACGCGGTAGACGTGGACGGGGTCCAGGTGGAATGTCCTCTGAAGCGAAGGGACGCTGTGAGAAGTGCGGTCAACCTATTCCGAGTTGGTCAGATGTCTGTGTCAATTGCGTCCAGAGTGGAAAACTCATCTTTCGACTCATGAAGTACGCCGTTCCGCTTTTGTATGTCGTTGTGCCTGCATTTCTGCTGATGATGCTCATCCGGTTTGTTGGGGTCTATCCGCCGATCCTCGGTAAAGAATTGGTTGACACTATTTTGAAACCGGTCGAAACTGCTGTTAGTTCGGGACAGCCTCTTCCCGAAACGACGTGGGGGCACCTCCAAGGGACCGTCAATTTTTTGGGCGGGTGGTTTGAAAACATACCGGCTGCCGGTACCTTTGGGCATCTCATTGGGCTTATTCTACTCATGGTAGGGGTTAGGGTTTTTACTCTGGTAACTTCATCTGTGCGCGGATATATGATGGCATGGGTGGGTCAGAATATCACGAGACGGCTTCAGAACGAGACCTATGAACATTTAAACGCGCTCTCTATTGATTTTTTCCATGAACGAGATACCGGAAACTTGATGTCGAGGATCACGCACGATGTATCACGACTCCGGGATTTCATCGCGAGTGGGATACAAGATATTATTGGTGATTCTCTCACAATCATCTTTATGTGTATAATCATGTTTTCTTTTAACTGGCAACTTGCGCTTTGGACGCTGATACCTATTCCGTGTCTTATCTTTTTCACGATCTTTTTCGGGAAAAAAATGAGCAAGGTGTACCATGTTTTATGGAAACGTTATGCGAACATTAGCACGATTCTCGCGAGTACGATTCCAGGGGTCCGCGTTGTCAAGGCATTTGCCCGCGAACGCTACGAGATAAGCCGGTTTAACGATTCGACCTATCAGGTATTTACGGGTGAGATGAACGCGGCGAAACTTGGAAGCCTTTACCGTCCGATTATGGAGTTTATCACCTATTCCGGTTCTATTTTGATTTGGTTAGTCGGGGGATGGCAGATTTTCCAAAACGATATAACCCTTGGCACGTTATTTATGTTCCAAAGCTATATGATGCAGTTTTTTTCACCTGTATCTACTCTCTGTCAGATGAACGAGCGGTTTATCCGAGCAGGCACCTCCGCCGAGCGTGTATTTGAAATTATGGATACACCCCCGAGCGTTGCTGATAAAAACGATGCAGTAACCCTTAGAAATATCCGTGGTGCTGTTGAATTTAGGGATGTCTATTTTTCTTACGATGGCGAAAAAAACGCGCTCAATGGTGTTAATTTTACAGTGGAGCCCGGTGAAATGATAGGGTTGGTTGGGCACAGCGGTGCGGGAAAAAGCACACTCATCAACCTGATTACCCGTTTCTACGACCCGAATGATGGGGCAATAATGATTGATGGTTACGACAGTCGCGATATTCAGGTTAAGGCGTTACGGCAACAGATCGGCGTGGTCTTACAAGATCCGTTCTTGTTCCAAGGCACGATAGCAGAGAATATCGGTTACTCAAAGCCGGGGGCATCTCGGATGGAGATTATTGCTGCTGGGATGGCAGCAAATGCCCACGATTTTATCATGAAATTCCCTGATGGTTACGATACAACGGTAGGGGAAAGAGGAGCACGGGTTTCTGGTGGTGAGCGGCAGCGTATTTCTATTGCACGAGCGATTTTAAAAAATCCGCGCATCCTTATCTTGGATGAAGCGACTTCCTCCGTTGATACTGAAACAGAGTCGAAGATCCAAGAGGCGTTGGAACGGCTCATCCAAGGCAGAACAGTATTCGCCATTGCGCACAGGTTGTCAACGCTTAAGTACGCCAACCGGCTTGTTGTGCTGAGAGAGGGCGCGGTTGATGAAATTGGGACGCATGAAGAACTGATTGCCAAAGGCGGCACGTACGCTGGTTTGTGTGAGAAGCAGACTGAATTGTCAAAAATTCGCGCATGGTAA
- a CDS encoding alpha/beta hydrolase: MKKPMMQMIVVFVLMLFLVAATLVLGQRRRAAESMKAPEGVTVYRDIAYVADGHERQKLDLYIPDEGENLPLIIWIHGGAWLGGDKAHYNPRGYLKSGYAGASINYRLSQHAIFPAQIKDVKAAVRWLRANADTYRLDPNRFAAWGSSAGGHLVAMLGTTGDVNEFEVGENLEVSSRVQAIVDYYGPTDFLQMDTHRLPDGLVHDAPDSPESKLVGGPIQEHKDRVAKANPITYVSDDDSPFLIIHGDQDKLVPYQQSVLLKDALEKAGVPVTFYKVEGGGHGWFRDPKVPELTKAFLEKHLKP; encoded by the coding sequence ATGAAAAAGCCGATGATGCAGATGATAGTCGTGTTTGTTTTAATGCTGTTTCTTGTAGCTGCAACCTTGGTTCTGGGACAACGGCGACGTGCTGCTGAGTCTATGAAAGCTCCCGAAGGCGTAACAGTGTATCGAGACATCGCTTATGTTGCGGATGGACATGAACGGCAGAAACTTGATCTCTATATCCCGGATGAAGGGGAAAATCTTCCACTTATTATCTGGATACATGGCGGGGCTTGGCTGGGTGGAGACAAGGCACATTACAATCCGAGGGGATATCTCAAGTCAGGCTATGCAGGTGCGAGTATCAACTACCGCTTGAGCCAGCACGCCATTTTTCCTGCCCAGATTAAGGATGTAAAAGCCGCTGTGCGGTGGCTGCGCGCGAATGCAGACACCTATCGTTTAGATCCAAACCGCTTTGCGGCGTGGGGTTCCTCCGCCGGTGGACACTTGGTTGCCATGCTCGGTACAACAGGCGATGTGAATGAATTTGAGGTAGGAGAAAACTTAGAAGTATCCAGTCGAGTCCAAGCCATTGTCGATTACTATGGTCCCACAGACTTCCTGCAGATGGATACACACCGCCTTCCTGATGGGTTGGTGCACGATGCTCCTGACTCGCCAGAGTCGAAATTGGTCGGCGGACCGATTCAAGAACATAAAGATCGCGTGGCGAAAGCGAATCCAATCACCTACGTCTCTGACGATGATTCGCCTTTTCTGATTATTCACGGAGATCAAGACAAACTTGTTCCGTATCAGCAGAGTGTGTTGTTGAAGGATGCCTTAGAGAAGGCGGGTGTACCGGTTACGTTCTATAAGGTGGAAGGAGGCGGGCACGGCTGGTTTAGGGATCCAAAGGTGCCAGAATTGACGAAGGCGTTCCTTGAAAAACATTTGAAGCCGTAG
- a CDS encoding DUF1854 domain-containing protein: MKEAIKVTDGLRFLDASGVRLERNAFEELVVQLPDGSIRKRVEPVYAFPVSETSRYIALMDEESKEIGIIEDIKHLPHESRKILVEELQRRYFMPKIIKINALEGQFGITQWMVETSQGDVQFSLRSRYDIVTLGNGRVLIKDADGNRYEIENYNKLDTQSIALLETQM; this comes from the coding sequence ATGAAGGAAGCGATTAAGGTCACTGATGGATTAAGGTTCCTTGATGCAAGCGGTGTTAGGCTTGAGCGGAACGCGTTTGAAGAATTGGTTGTCCAACTTCCAGATGGGTCGATTCGGAAGAGGGTCGAACCGGTCTACGCTTTTCCTGTAAGTGAAACCAGCCGATATATTGCGCTAATGGACGAAGAATCTAAGGAGATCGGCATTATTGAGGATATAAAGCATCTGCCACACGAGTCCCGCAAGATTCTCGTTGAGGAGTTACAGAGACGCTACTTTATGCCGAAGATTATCAAAATCAACGCGCTTGAAGGGCAGTTTGGAATTACACAGTGGATGGTTGAAACTTCACAAGGGGATGTGCAGTTCAGTTTGCGGAGTCGGTACGATATTGTCACGCTTGGAAACGGACGCGTTCTGATTAAGGATGCAGATGGAAACCGCTATGAAATTGAGAACTACAATAAGCTGGACACGCAAAGCATCGCGCTCCTTGAAACCCAAATGTAG